TTTTGTgtgattatttttaaatatacttaTAAATCGCAGGTTAAAGGtagggctgtgcaatcggtcggttcggttttgaatcgaaccgaactgaaaaaattgaaaatcgaattgtaaaaatattaaaaatcgaaaaaattaattataaaaatataaccgaatcgaatcgaaccgataaaaatcggttcggttcgattcggttcaattcaaatcgaaatctatatttttttaaattttttcttctaatttcagtaaaataattcaataaatgtttcacatacatttatcaataaaaattgtCTGAATATATaaggataatatttaaaaaattcatataaatccatataaaatttaaaagtataaatcAAACCAgtgttttaaataataaaaatatattaaaaatcggTTTTTTGATTTttcggttatttaacacgtttaaatcgaaccgaaccgaaaatcgAATGAGTTGAAAAAtattaaccgaaccgaaccaaactttttaattaatcGAACTATTAAACCGAAatcaatcggttcggttcaattttttggTTTAAACCGATTTACGCTCAGCCCTAGTTAAAGGTCTCCGTAGAATTTTATCGAGCGATAGtattataattaatgaaattacATATTATagaaagttatttttatttaatgtaGGATTTATcttcttaaataaataaagtaataaATAGAGTAATATATGTCTATATAttcttaaaatagaaaaatttgatatattcttattattattgaagaatcttttaatttatggtagcatattatgtatatattggattttctattataaatagagaATTAAAAGAAGCATTTCTATTATTAATatcaaaattcaattcaataatGATGTAATCTTTTGAGATTTTATATCACTCTATTATTAATatcaaaattcaattcaataatAATGTAATTTTTTGAGATTTTATATCACTGAATTTTCgtagttaaattatataatttttcttatcGTTATTTTCTTCTCACTTCTGTTATCGGCAAGAATTAAAGTCTGCATAGACTCCATTTCTACACACAATGCACCTACTACTCTCTTGGGTTTGGACACTGCTGGCTTTTGCTACAGTGGAGATTAATTTTGATGACGCACTTAATAAGATTGAGAAATATATGAACAATAGCCAACAATGGATACACCatttacatttataaaaaaaaaacaatgttcTTTTCAAGtaaaattaacattttaaatttttattaaaaatttaaagaaattaaatatgccattctattaaaaataaattcatattcaatctaattccatttaaaaattaaaattttaagaggaTAGTAGCCCCTAGCCCTCTCCTTGGCCTCAAAAGCCCTCTTGGATGACTTTCATTTTTAATCTGATTCTAAAACAACTATCAAAAGGTAAAACAGTTACAATTGCGGATCGGAGTCTATGGACCTCAGAACTTTCACCGGAATAACCATTCTCATTACATCACCACATTCAACTcacaataaatgaatgaaaaagaaGTCTTGATTCTAAATACCCTAATGTCCTCAGCATCAAAGTAACGGGCCTCACCGTCTCCAGTTCACCAGTTATAGGCCCATTTTGGTAAGAAAGccaaaatcaaatttatttctGCAGCCAAAATCCATTGGTGACCAGCAACAGTTGCTGCATTTATTCCAAAACACAATATGCAAGTTAATGGTGAAGAAACTCTTACAAGATTCATAAGCTCTTTTCTCTTTCATCTTTTGTCCAATTCCAGAAAGTGCTCCTCATAGTTGTAATGACCAGCCTGGTAGAAGATCCTAGCCGAACCAAACTGATTTTGGACAGAACCAAATCAATTGGTTCTCATAATTGAATCTAAATTGGTCTAAGTTTTAGTAATCGTATCCAAAATTGAATATGAGATGCTAATtatatatgtttttaatcaatgaAAAAAATAGGAGTTTACTTTTATATCAAgaaaaaatcaatgaaaaagaaaaaagaaccaTCAAAAGTAGAAATACATTTCAGATATGAAAAAAGCAAAACAGAATATGGCAGTTAAAGGATTCTCAATTAGTTCCATTAATAACATGGAAGTTTCTTTGACGTTTTACCATGTCAATAATTGCTGCTTAAACTCCaagaaattagaaatttttttgtttttctcccCTGTCTTCTATTAATCATCACATTAGAATATTAAATGCAGAAGGCAAGAAgttgttttagtttattttacaAGATGAATTTATGGGCAGTTGCTTGGTTAATTTGCAgacaaatttctaaaattttgtaAGAAATTATTACATAAATGTCAATTAAAGATGGAATTACACTCACCATTAACATATGGCTAGTGATCTAAATtcctaatatttatttttcccttttcctttgaattaaaaaaaagaaaagaaaagtggaATTACACTCACCATTACTAATCTCAAGACTAATACAAGAACTACAAAAGTCATCTTAAAAAATCAAGCCAAACAAATTAACAAAGTACAGAGTAGTTGATTGACTTGTTCAGTTCCTAAACTACCCAAAGATTCAGACATCTTTTGTCTGATGAGAAAGGGCAATTCTGCCAATAAATCAGACACTGGAAAATGCCTGGGGCTCCAataccttttatttatttatttttctataaatacCCATTATCCACCAGCTGCCTTTAGCCCATAGCTAACCAATTTCTGAATTCTGATCTTCCCAGAAGCTCAATTCCTGTTGAAAGAAGATGGAACCAGTCAAGCCCCAAAACCGTCAAGCCAGTTTGAGCAAATTCAGCAATACCCACCTTCTACAGCTAGTCTCCAAGTTGCCAGCTTCTGTGTTCTTTTTCTCTGTGATATTGCTCTGTTCTTCACTATTTCCTTTCATAACATTCAAGCTAATGCAATTCCTCAGCTGCAAGATAAGCAAGAACTACATGTTCCTTCTTTGCAATGGGATTCTGGTTTTAATTGTCAAGAATTCAGGTCTCATCAACAAGTCTCAACCTCAAGAAACTAATCAGATCAATGGTGAAACCAGCATAAAGAGATCAATTGAATTGCCAGAGTTGAAAACAGAGGTTGCAGAAGGAAAGACTGTGGCCATGGAACAAAACTCTGAGGAAAATGTTCTCTTGATCACAGAAGACGTAGCTGATGATCAAATTGAAGAAGATGaacaaggagaagaagaagttggATTGTTGAGTGCAGAAGAGTTGAACAAGAAATGTGAAGATTTTATAAGAAAGATGAAAGCAGGAATCAAATTTGAAGCTCAACAACAAATCTTGGTTCATTAGTTGTATGttcaaaattttcttaaatCTTTGGGTCTACAAAATTCTGACTCTGTGTATAAATCTCTTCAAGCTATTGTATGATTTCTGGtaatgttaattaattttagaaaatttattaattaatttctatgtTAATAAACTCACaacctttaattttaaaaaatatactaaaatatcactgaaattttaaaaaatatattaattgatttgttttgttaattttaaccatttaatatttaattatttaatttttataattttataaaaaaattattaattaattttttatattaaaaatattttaatttttttataatatttaataataaaaattaatgaataaactaaataatagacgttatttctcaaaattaaaaaatatgctaataaatttttctataattaaaactaaataataaatttttcattaattttctgCATAATACACAATTATGCATATCTCTAAGGATAATTTTCACTCTCCCAGAAAGAGACATGCCTTTCACCAGCTTCTGGCTTGCTGCGTAAGTGGACCCCAGTGGCCTATGCAAAAAAGAGACCTAACTTTACCAactctttataaaattaaaagctaaaataacacattaaaactttaattaatcACTTTCACTGCCAGATGTCTGGAGCatataaagaaattatatttGATATGCTAAAACTTATTAATCAgtctattttttagaaaatatattaaaaaaatttactaattagtaagtatattattattttttattaattaaattaaattttttcagtgttttaaatgttataaaatataaaaaatataaaataaataaaaagttaatgggttttaatatattttaaaaaattaaaaaattaattaaaattttttttttatagattaaataataattttcttttatctttttgttaCCTGCTTGGAAAGAAGCTACAAAGCAATTACTCTCTTGACTCCAGGTCTTTGGAAAGAAGACAAATAAAGCGAAATTGATGAAATCCGGGGCTCCTTGTTCACACCTAGGCTTCCAAGCTTGACAAATTTTTAAACATTATAATATGACTCGGAAAGAGGATTCAAGCTATTTTGTTAACCGTAAattggatttaaaaaaaaagaagctatTTTGTTAACAAAACATAAGCATAAGAACTAAATTTTCTactattaaaaaaacatatactaaattgcatattttgtaaaatttcaaGGATTACATtgtaaattattcttttattttctgctaAGAGGCCAAATTTTGGTAATGGGATCATGTTTTAACTATTATGAGTTGTATGGTTGATCCTAATAAATCTTCAAGATCATGCCTTAACAACTTATGAGTTGGCCAATAATCCATCCTTGTTGATAAGGATTAGTGATATGGATCAGAATTTTCTTTTGTTTCCCTTTTTCCTTCTTCCATCTCTGCCTGCAGCTGACTTTGATCATGAAAGGGACTCATCAAGCAGATCAAATACTATAAGGCAATTCTAAAGAGGCTTATCAAAGAGGGCATTTTCGATTGCTCGatcattatttttaaagtaaaatttattattttaatataattaaaatattaatatttaaatattttaagagtGTATTGATCGCTGAGATATTTATTACACTAAATCTTAGTTGTTGAGTGAAATTGAAAAActttatatgtaaaataaataatgtatcCATTTATAAAGTATGAATTTGTTGACTTTGtaaaaatttctcttttatttataaaaaaaaaagatattgtaccgtaaaaatataagagaaaaatatattttctataaaaaaattctagataaataaaataaaaaaattctttgtattattatgtttttttattatagtttgatatttattttttctctatcttgttataatattttgaattttttattatgtatGAGTTAAAATTGAAGTttctaacattttatttttaattttatttattattaaatatttaatattttcatacaaaattatgagattttattttttaaatttatttttttaaaataaaaattaaaaattaaaaaaataaaatatgaaaattttcaaatttattcaaaCACACCTACTATTACTATCAAATTAAACGTGTTAGTacaaatttaattctttttttaattttaaacatctattttctattttaaactcTAAGTTATACCAGAACTGTTTTTAATCTGTTCAACGGTATCATAAAAATGCTAAGACCGTGGAACACGGTTGACGACACTTACCCAATACTGA
This genomic interval from Manihot esculenta cultivar AM560-2 chromosome 12, M.esculenta_v8, whole genome shotgun sequence contains the following:
- the LOC110628617 gene encoding uncharacterized protein LOC110628617; this encodes MEPVKPQNRQASLSKFSNTHLLQLVSKLPASVFFFSVILLCSSLFPFITFKLMQFLSCKISKNYMFLLCNGILVLIVKNSGLINKSQPQETNQINGETSIKRSIELPELKTEVAEGKTVAMEQNSEENVLLITEDVADDQIEEDEQGEEEVGLLSAEELNKKCEDFIRKMKAGIKFEAQQQILVH